In Oscillatoria acuminata PCC 6304, a single window of DNA contains:
- a CDS encoding TIGR00341 family protein — MSLRQIELFLPKESADKVEDLLQGQSVEAIWQSPISEEKALVKIILSSQQAEEAIDTLSSHFSSLEDFRIILLPVSAYLPHSSESESSDEEDKNPLPEVELDPQGARLNRQELQQQIDRDLELNLQHIVMLLISAIIAAIGLLRDDSTIIIGAMVIAPLLGPNMGLSLATTLGDMPLAKKALQIGAFGISIALILSLLIGFFIPINLDIPEIALRTRVRWSDVLLALASGIAGALSFTSGTISGLVGVMVSVALLPPLVTFGMLLGSGRWEAAVGAMLLFLTNLVCLNLAGVLTFSVQDIRPGEWWLASKAQKATNAAYFLWFGLLFVVITSIVFWRKTHWV; from the coding sequence ATGAGTCTAAGACAAATTGAATTGTTTTTACCGAAAGAGAGTGCGGACAAAGTAGAAGACTTGCTGCAAGGGCAGTCGGTTGAGGCGATTTGGCAGAGTCCGATTTCGGAAGAGAAGGCTTTGGTTAAAATTATCCTGTCTTCTCAACAAGCGGAGGAGGCGATCGATACTCTATCTTCTCATTTCTCTTCGTTAGAGGATTTTAGAATTATTCTGCTGCCGGTGAGTGCCTATTTACCTCATTCCTCGGAGTCGGAATCATCGGATGAAGAAGATAAGAATCCCTTGCCCGAGGTGGAATTAGACCCCCAGGGGGCGCGGCTGAATCGGCAAGAACTTCAGCAACAAATTGACCGAGATTTAGAGTTGAATCTTCAGCATATTGTCATGCTGTTGATTTCAGCAATTATTGCGGCGATCGGCTTGTTGCGCGATGATTCGACGATTATTATTGGGGCGATGGTGATTGCGCCTCTATTGGGTCCGAATATGGGGTTATCTCTGGCAACGACTTTGGGAGATATGCCCCTGGCTAAAAAAGCATTACAAATTGGGGCATTTGGAATTTCTATAGCCCTGATTTTATCTCTATTGATTGGATTTTTTATCCCCATTAATCTGGATATTCCGGAAATTGCGTTAAGAACTCGGGTGCGTTGGTCCGATGTTTTGTTGGCATTGGCGTCGGGAATTGCGGGGGCATTATCTTTTACTTCCGGAACGATTAGTGGACTGGTGGGAGTGATGGTTTCTGTGGCTTTGCTGCCGCCTTTGGTGACCTTTGGGATGTTGCTAGGTTCGGGACGTTGGGAAGCGGCTGTTGGGGCGATGTTGCTATTTTTAACAAATTTAGTTTGCTTGAATTTAGCCGGGGTTTTGACCTTTTCGGTGCAAGATATTCGTCCGGGGGAATGGTGGTTGGCTTCTAAGGCTCAAAAAGCAACGAATGCCGCTTATTTTCTCTGGTTTGGTTTGTTGTTTGTGGTGATTACGAGTATTGTTTTTTGGAGAAAAACCCATTGGGTTTAA